The Esox lucius isolate fEsoLuc1 chromosome 20, fEsoLuc1.pri, whole genome shotgun sequence region GTCCTgacctgtcacctattgaaaacatattACCTTCAAAGCTACAACATTGgtgtcctcagttcccaaaccctTATCGAGTATTTttaaaagaggtgatgtaacacagtggttaacatgcccatgtcccaacttttttgaaacatgtggctggtatcaaataaaaaaatgggcatgtatatttccaaaaacagtaacatttctcagttaaCATTTGATCTTGtatttgtaccattttcaattaaatattgggataaatatacacatcattgaattccttttatatttgcattttacacagccttCCAGCATTTTGGGAAATGGGCTTATATATTTATCTTGCTTATGGGCAGCTGACTAATGTTAAATGAACAATAAATATTCACTGGAGGACTCCCCCCATCATCAATCCACCAGGATTGTCCAAAATCCTGGTGGaaaaatattattcatattGAATTGAACCCATTGAATGTGTTAAGGTAGATCATCAATATCTGTAAAAGATTTCGTAAATGTAGGTACTGTGTATTTTGACTGATGGGGACAATTACTTACTGGCCGAAGTGATGTCCCTCttttaaagaataaaaatatactCCTGAATAGAAAACATTCAATGTTGGTGAGAGATTTTTTTTGACAATCCCGGTTGAGTTACAATGGGGGGATTCCTCCAGTGACTGCAATGGGGACCACTTTATTTTAGAAGATAGatgtatattaatgtattgcATTCACTCAGTGATTAATATTTAGTCTAATCTAAATtggatatatacacacacacacacacacacacacacacacacacacacacacacacacacacacacacacacacacacacacacacacacacacacacacacacacacacacacttaactgTATACATATTTGCGGCACAGAAGTATAAAAACTGGTGTTTCACCTTGAGGCGTACATGCTAAACATACACACTGCATAAAACAATTAATGTTCACAGTCCAAAATGATGACTTGTTGCAACCAACATCTTGAAACCGTAATGTTGAAATACATCATTTAGatgttgaaataaatgtagTCAAAGCCAAAAAGGCACAGTATTCTTGcttcagcaaaacaaaaaaaaacaccaccaaCACAAAGTTTATATCAATAATTTTTTATCAAAGTTTTTAAACGGTCAATTGCAACAGTTTCAAATATATAATCTGAATACATTGTATGTCAATGTCTTTACGTGTTGCTTGTAAATATAGAGAATAGAGAAACAAATTGAATTAGCTGGCTAGCGTTAGATCACCAGTTGCTTTGACTGGCTGTGCTAGCTAATGCTAACATTGCATTTGTCATTGAAACAATACTACCTGCACGTATGTTAACCAacagaatatattttctttttgtggctgttgtaaaaaaaagagaTAATCCATGGATCGCAAATAACACAAGCTTATATTACAGAGCAAACAAGTTGTAataaccaaatgttttctggaaaCCCTTTTTGGAAGGAAGTCGGGAGCGAGAAGCCACAAGTGTACGAGATATCACACACTCCCGCAGACATAAGGGAATTTTAGATGGCGGCGCATGCGCACATTCGACAGACACTGAATTCGAATGGTCACTGAATTCTTCGTaacgacaacaacaaaaaacgaGATTAATGAAAAACTACATTGTCCCGGAATAGGCTTAATCGGATCTAAGAAATTAGTTATGTCCTTGTAACAGAACTGTACATCTGTTTTATGGTTTGGATTTGTTCCTTGCAACTTTTTTCCAACTATATTATGAGTTCCATTTTATGAAGAACATTTAACAACTGTTTAGGAATTTGTTTGGTTCCTACCATTAAGATTCACAATCGTTTAAACGCTCACACCGCAGATAATTTATATAGAACTGAAAACACAATGAAGAACTTACCATTTCGACAACTTTGATAGGCTTCAATGTCGGCTGGGTTTTCACAAAAATATGTTCCTTCTTCTGTGGTATTAAAGCGGAACGcaaacctactgtcttgtcctgaAGAGTTAGGTATATATGGAGACCGCATGtcgggggcgttacttaatatgggggttcctgaatatgaagttacgcccactgatgttcgccattggtcagtttaaatgggggttcctgaaaattaagttacgcccactgttgttcgccattggtcagtttggggacatcctaGTTTAAAACACAGTTCGAtgctaggtgtcatgtatgggtaTGACGTCATTACGTTGAGTGTGCTAATGGAAGAAGAGATAACTAACCTTACAACTtcatctcagagtccatgtgatttcagtCAATATCTTTTGTCAACATATATAACACAAAAACCTCATAGCTGAACTTGATGAAATCTTCCCAGTGATCTGCTTTTCCACTGCACTGTGAGATGACTTTCAAGAGGTAACATGCTTTCCtgctattttgaaatgttgaaccCAGTGAAACTTTTTCTGGAAGAGAAACAAGGAATATCCTCAGTTACATGACCCCCCAGTGGATTTCAGATTTGGGGTTTCTGGTCAACATGCTGCATCATCTGAACAAACTGAATGTTGATCTGCAAGGAAAGTAAAAAATGCTGCCTGACCTGGTGCAAAGTGTTTTCACATTTGTCAACAAGCTCAAGCTATTCCAGACCCATCTTCAAAAGAGAGCGCTCACACATTTCCCGTCCTTATTGAAGGCAAGTGGAGGAGCAGCTGAGGTCTTACAAAGGAGCACTGCGTGCTATGCCACACTGGTAGAAAATCTGCAGCAGAGTTTTGAGGACAGATTCTGCAACCTGAGGGAAAAACAGCCACAGATCACCTTCCTCATTAACCCTTTCACTGCTGAATCAGACTGTTTGAACTGTCCTGCTTTGTTTTATGACTGTCATTAGATCTGTAAGCCACTGTTGTAGTGCGGGCGTGTGTTGTGTGGCTCTTTCCTatggtgtttttttatttttgcctctTTATGCTGGACTGGTTAGCCACCCCTAACCTAGATGGTAGCTATAACCATATAtctgttctattatctatgggAGTAATTATTTCAGTACACATTGCAAAATCTACGGGACACTATATACGTACAATCACAACAAGTGAATTTTAGCGATGACTCAGCGGGTAGTGTCATGGACCTCCCTGCAAAACTACGCAATTCAATCCCGGGGGAACCTTTTCAAACTGAAACACcactatttattatttttaaatgattccTTTCATTTCACTTCGTCACGTGATATTGACCGAAACCAGTGTCAGTTTAGTGTCCTAAACCTGACTGTCTCAGCTTTTGAAAAGGAGATGACTTTACCAACAACTTTGAATGAATTGTGTCAATTTGTTACAAGAGACATTTGTGAGATTACTACGAGATAGTGAGAGTTATGTGTGTGACAGTTGTTTAAAGTTTGCCTCGTTAGTAGTAACTTCTTTTAAAGTGCAGGTTTCCACAGTGGTTCGGTCCCTGGGTGCCCACGTCGATTAGTGCAGACGCTTTCAGTGGCTGTAACTACTTCATTAGACTAGTGGTGTAGCAATAATACACTGAGCAATAATACGCAATATCTTATCCAGATTGTCTTTATTAAAAactatttattgttgtttaaataatgtttaatttacTACATCATATGAAACCGTTTTCTCCCAGACACCATCATCCAAACCATAATGGATGAATGGTTAAATCAAAAGCAAACTGGAATGGCATGAGACAGTGGGATACGAACCCCACATTCTAATTTCACTTTTCAAGGGGCACACACACCAAACTGGTGAGTAACAAAATCTTTTCCAACAATATGGGAAATTCCATCTGTATGAACATTGCACATTAGATATTTATTTCTAACCGGCAGATGTCCCTGACGAGGAAGTGTTTCAAGCATTTCATAAAGCCTTGACACAAATCTGTCATAGTTTTGTTAAGCGTCATTCTGCACGACACTATTAAAAATTATACTGAAGTTCGGTAACTAAACTACTAAATAAGTACTAAAACACGATGGATACTGCTTCATCGTCTTCTTCTCTGGATTTTATATTCCGGTTGGCAACTACATTTTTATGTGCATTACTGCCACTAACTGGCCTGGAGTGTGGACCAGAGACAAGGAACGTCAAAACGAAAGGCATAATAATTATAAACTACATCCAACAACATTATTTATTACGATTACTAATAATCCTTCCCTTTAATCCAAATGCTTTGgcactgaaataaaatgtgttaaactgtCTCCTTCTCCTGGCAGTGATTAAACTTCCCAGTCTGGTGCTTTTCTAGATTTAAATCCTCCCATGCAGCACACAGGGATGATTTGTGTAGCCCGCCAACTGTTTTGACAAAAGACTAAGAATCCATCTTGTTGGAGTACTATGTAATAGGAAAGTTGTTGACATCAAAGTTGTTGAAATGTTAAGTGACAAAACAACAGTAGTCTTCGTAGTGTCTTTGTTAAGTTCTATATAAATCCCCTGCGCTGTGAACGGTTAAATAACAGTAATCGTTAATGTTAAGAACAAacaatttctaaatgttccagtttacaaaataatctaaacgagtaagacaaaataaaatgaaaacggTGCCACAATGAACTCTGCTCCTCCCCCAGGATGATGCTTTACAATGTCCATGGGACTGTCCAGTCACTTGTCAGCTAGTGGATTAGTCAAGTATCAAACCTACactgtggtggtcagcttggttCCTTAAAAAGTTTTTCTTAaaattaaaatcataatgagGTTATCAAAATAACTACCATGAACAAAACAGAGTTTTAGCGTTACAAggtcacaattttgtttaataagcGTAGTCCTGGACAAGGGAGATTTTCATTAAACTTTTTCAGTCCAAGGAGGATTAATTGTAATTCCATTGATTGGTCATATTTTTTCTAATATCATTCAACAGGAATTCTCTATCAAGAATGTAGTGCAATGCATTACGGAAAAGTCTGTAAAGCCCAAGAAATTATAAACTGTAGTGTAAGTAAAACCTATTTGCACTCAATactgttattttaaataaagaacACCTCATGtatttgattcaggtctgttGTTATAATattgtgaagaaaaaaataaatatcaatacacaatataataaaaacaaatactagaataacaacaataaaacaataataaaatatagaataagaaacaacagaaaaacataactggtagTTTCCGTCGTAGATTCTAtagtagattccatgaggaagctataaaagctgcaAGGtgaaacagtgtggttaagtttgagtgctcagtcataggcacgtgaaaagagaagtgtttttaacctggatttaaaaattgatgtATTTGAGGCACATCTAAGATcctctggtagtttattccagttgtgtaccaCATAACTACTAAACGCAGCTTCCctatgtttagtttggaccccgggctctactagctgacctgagttcatggatacAAGAGCCCTGCCCAGTTTATATTCTAACATATGAGAAATGTATTCGgagcctaaaccattcagtgatttatagactaaaagcaccactttaaaatctattctgtaataCTATCACTGACTGGAAGCTAGTgtaaagatttaagaactggactgatgtgctctgttctcttggtcctggttaacattctagcagcagcattctgaatgagatgaagcagttttacagtctttttggggagtccagttaagagaccattacagtagtcaaccctaccaGAGATAAAAAcgtggatgagcttctcttggtctctttgggacaccaagccctcgACTCTggttatatttttaagatgacagaatgctgttttggtgaccgctttgatatgactgttgaaCGTGAGATCTGTATGTGGTGTTAATCTGTAATCCGCTTTTCTACATGTTAATCTGTTATCTCAAATATTAGGTGTGCAGCATAAGTAACCATGGTGATGTAACCTGGTAACAAGTGAATCACCATCGTGACACTGACAACCCAGGGATCAACCTGAAATTAGTTTGCGAACCCCAAATCCTGCTTCATAGTACAGGCCTTGGGTCCTATTGAACTAAACCAGTGGGGGAAGGGGGGCAAGTCCTGCACGAGCACTGACACCTTAAACAAGTGTTATTCATCAGTGGTCATATCCCCCCAGTTTAGATAGCATGGTTGTAGGGCCGTGGGATGAATCACACTATATTATTTTGAGCATGATCATTTTaggatacaaattcaggatgtCTCAGGTAGTGACTTGGAGGTTATGTATTCTAGTATTCTGTTATGTGAGTACTCTATGAGGAACAGTCAGTTCGGATGATGTTGGAAAGCACTTCCTACATTTACGGTTAATCTCCAGTTTGTAGCCAGTAATGTATCCGCTGATGTATTTTAAGAGAATCAAGATGACTGGAACTCTTCCcgcagtcagaacaggagtaatgcttctctccagtgtgcacATTCAGGTGATTAGTAAGGTCAGATGTTTTAAGGAAacctttcccacagtcagaacatgaGTATATAGTGTAACATGTTGAATGCAAATTCAGATTATGTAATGAAACTAGTAAATTCAGATGATGTGATTTAATTTTATTGACCAGTAATTTCAGATATAATAaaacttttcccacagtcagaacaggagtaaggcttctctcctatGTGCATTCTCTGATGAACAGTAAGATGAGATGATCTAATGAAACGCCTCCCAAAGttagaacaggagtaaggctatTCTCGATTATGCATGACCTGGTGAACTTTGAGGCTACCTAATTGagaaaaactcttcccacagtcagaacatgaGAAAGGTTTcactccagtatgtatgcgctggtgaactttaaggttacCTGAATTagaaaaactcttcccacaatcagaacatgagtaaggtttctctccagtgtgtatgcgctggtgaatttTAAGGATACTGAACTCAGAAAAACTTTTCCCACAATCAGAACATGAAAAaagcttctctcctgtgtgaactTTATGATGTTTAGTAAGTAGATGTGATTTAAgaaaactcttcccacaatccGAACATgagaaaggcttctctcctgtgtgaaatTTCTGATGTTTAGTAAGTTGAGATGATTTAAGgaaacacttcccacaatcagaacaTGAGAAAGGCTGCACTTTTATATGTATAAGCTGGTGATATTTAAGGCTACTtaaatgagagaaacacttcccacagctTGAACATGAGAAAGGCTtcactcctgtgtgtgtgcgttggtgAACTTTAAGGCAAGTTATATAAGAGAatgtcttcccacagtcagaacaggaggaaggtttctctccagtgtgtatgcgctggtgagttCTAAGGCCACCGAACTGAAAATaactcttcccacaatcagaacaTGAGAAAGGTTTCTCTCTAGGCATGTCACAGtgtctttttaaatgtgatATAGAGAGGAAAGATTTTCCACAATGGGGAGAGTGGTGAGACTTCTTATCTTTGTAGTCAtcctgttgtttctctccaGGAAATATTTCACCTTCAGCAATCTCATCTGTGTGATTAATATCAGAAAAGTTAAGTGGAGCAATGATTCACATACTGTATCAATGCAGTTAGCAGATTATATCAATGTTATTTCTTAGAGACTGGAAAAGTGGAAGATGAACAACTgaacactgtaataaataaatatgaatacagAATGGTGACACATTAAAGGGAAAAACCTGAacaaatgagtggaggaacataacgaaTGCAGATGATTCCATACAAGTGTGCTGAATTCAGTTAAGCATTAACATCATATCATGTGTGGCATAAACAAATTctgattttggatcaagatgttAAGAAACAAAGATCTAAGTGACTTTGGGTTTCTTCCAGGACGACAACTGcaaatttatatttacaattTACGCAACTGgaaactgttttggaaacagggttataattTATATTTGCAATTTACGCAACTGgaaactgttttggaaacagggttataatttatatttgcattttacgcaacgtcccaactgttttggaaacagggttataatttatatttgcattttacgcaacgtcccaactgttttggaaacagggttataatttatatttgcattttacgcaacatcccaactgttttggaaacagggttataatttatatttgcattttacgcaacatcccaactgttttggaaacagggttataatttatatttgcattttacgccacgtcccaactgttttggaaacagggctaTAATTTATTGTGGATTGACGACATAAGGGCAGGACTGTGTGTGAAGTGACAATAAGACATGCCAGTTATTTACAGCTAAAAATGGTACTGTGGTCTGTTTGAAATGCAATTATTTGTTAACAATTAAGTTGTAAAGTCTCTGCAACACAATATTGTTTTAACtgcttacatttattttcatgaagaaatataattttaagaGGGCTGCTATGTTTACTTGTTGAGACTTGTGTGTTTTAATGCATTAGACcttgtgtgtttttaaaacacactgAGTGTGTTTTAATGCATTAGACcttgtgtgtttttaaaacacactgAGTGGATTTTAATGCATTAGACCTTGTGACAGACTCATCAAAAAATCTTGTGCGCCGTTTGCCATATGTAGGGCCAGCCTACTACTGCTATCTTAGCCTAGGCTTAGCATGTGCTATTGTATATAGAAAGTGTTTTTAAGTTTTTGTACTTTAAAAACTGCACtggaatgtttgtttgttttatttcttttgtataaattgCAGCACTAACGGACCAGAATAAATTCCTAGTTTGCTGTGGAACTTACGTGGCAATAAAACTCTCTTGACTCTAATAATACTTTTAAGGAGGGCCAAAGGGGCCagaatgaaatatataaatactttATAATTTActtataaattaaatatattaagcGGCACATTAATAGGAAATCTTTTTATATGcccctttttaaaatgtcataataCATGTATTTCCtaatcattttatatttattataacatgtattttataaaatcaTGGACCTTTTCGTAATATCATGGCGTATTTTGTAATTGAATTGCATATTTCGTAATCGAATGTCATATTTCATAATTGAATGTCATATTTCACGATTTAATGACctacattaacatttaattacCTA contains the following coding sequences:
- the LOC114829784 gene encoding gastrula zinc finger protein XlCGF17.1-like, which produces MQTEVKVGEMREDKPSLLLSFHTEIKQESLDSGCYSGAQCSLVDSEMTSVKQEDCSQVLGLNIIKDEKEEKFIGDLISQDEIAEGEIFPGEKQQDDYKDKKSHHSPHCGKSFLSISHLKRHCDMPREKPFSCSDCGKSYFQFGGLRTHQRIHTGEKPSSCSDCGKTFSYITCLKVHQRTHTGVKPFSCSSCGKCFSHLSSLKYHQLIHIKVQPFSCSDCGKCFLKSSQLTKHQKFHTGEKPFSCSDCGKSFLKSHLLTKHHKVHTGEKLFSCSDCGKSFSEFSILKIHQRIHTGEKPYSCSDCGKSFSNSGNLKVHQRIHTGVKPFSCSDCGKSFSQLGSLKVHQVMHNRE